AAATCTACATCGGCAATACATTGAACAGCGCAGAAGCAACTTAGATCAACTGTTACGCAATCATTGCTTGCACGGAATCGTTCCACTTGGCAAACCCTTGAAAGGTCTACACAGCATCTGTCTCCGCCGCATACTAGGTTTACTGGAACAAAGTTTCCGCCTTCCCTGCGTCCAGGTACTAACACACGAAGTGTTGCACAGCAGTTATCAAATACTTCTTCTACGCGGAAGAAGATGGATACGCACGCATTGTGTTCGTTGCTGAAGAAGGCATGAAATGGAGTACCATCTGCAGTTTTTAATACAAAAACACGTGTATCAACCGGATCTCTTCTTGTTGGTGATACTAGTGAACCAAGCGGTTCATTAAAACAGCTGGTACATTCAGCACATTCTGTCGGACTAACAGCATTATCTTGGATATCTTTTATCGCACGGACGACTTCGCACACACAGCTGCCGCTATGAAAATCGTTATGTTTCCCACAACCCATTTATTTTTTCCTCCTTAAACCGTTATATATATCTTACATTACTAACATATTTAACTAGAGCCCTATGGGTTACGGACAATTGCCTTTTTTTAATAAAATTAGGCGGATGATTTATTTACGTAAAAAAAGAAAGGACATGATGATGAAGCTGACTATTTTAAATTTCTTTATTTTGTCTTTAGCCTGCTTTAGACTAACGAGATTAATTGTCTTTGATAAAATAACTGAATTTATTCGTGCCCCATTTTATGATGAGGTGAGAGAAGTAAATCCCGATGGGGAAGAAGAGGTATATTACATTCCAAAACAAACTGGAATAAAGCACTTTTTTGGTGAGCTCCTCAGTTGCTATTGGTGCACGGGTATTTGGATGGCGTCGGCAATTGTGATCGTTTATTATTTATTTCCTGCATTCTCAGCACCAGTAATAGTCATTTTAGCTGTTGCCGGTTTTGGAGCTATTATTGAGGCAATTGTTCAACATTTTATAGAAAAATAATGGCGTTTGCCGTGAGACAAGGCTTGCTTCCAACATATTCATAATAGTAGTCAATGAATAGTATTGTGAAGGGGAGAGAAGTGTGAATAAGAAAAAAGAAACCGAATCAAAAAAGACGAAAATATATAAAACATCGCAGCCAATAAAAAAACAGGGCTGCGGATGCGGAAAAAAAACGAATAAATAATGCTGGAACTTCCTGAGGATCATTCTTCAGGAGGTTTTCTTTTTGTTTGGCAAAAATAACACTTAGTTAGTCATAATTTTTGCGAATGTCGAAAAAACTATTTGGTAGCAAGCGAAATGTTGAAAATCTTGAAAAGGGAAGGATTAATAATGCAGATCATTCGTTTTTTCCTTATTTATTCATGTATTTTATTGCTCGCATCCTGCAATCAAAATGAATCAGCCAAGAATAGTCAAATGGCACTTATAAAAACCACAAACCCTTCCCCGGTTGTTACTAACAAAGGTGTGAAACGCAACCATGTGGAGGCAATTAAAAAGGATGTAAGCTCTTACCCGCACATTTATGATGTTGCGGTTGTCAAAGGAAAAAAAGACACACTAGTTGCCTATAAGGTTAAGCATCTTCATAGGTTCCGTATGAAGAAGATTGAAGTGGACGTTACCAAAATGCTTGAAAAAAAATATCCAAAAGAAGACTTTACGGTTTCAAGCGACTATAAAATATTTCTTGAAGCAGTAAGGCTTGATGAGAAAATTAAAAACACAAAAATGACACCTAAAAAGGCAGAGAAGAGCCTGGAAGGGCTTGTAAAAATGACGAAAGATATTAAGTAAGAAAGGAAGAAGGTAGAATGGAAAACAAGCAAAGTAAAGTAACGCCGCAGCAGAAAAGCTACCAACATTTGCAGCAAAAGCATGAGAAAAAAAGACCGGTTTTGAAAAACTGCATTAAAGCGTTTTGGGTTGGTGGACTTATTTGTGTTGTTGGACAGGCCATCAGTTACTTTTATATTTATTTCTTTAATTTCACTGAACAGAGTGTAGGAAATCCAACTGTTGCAACGATGGTGTTTTTCTCAATGTTGCTAACTGGGTTTGGTGTTTATGATCGTATTGGGCAGTTTGCAGGGGCAGGTAGCGCTGTTCCTGTTACAGGATTTGGAAATGCAGTCATTTCAGCGTGCATCGAGCATCGAACGGAAGGGTATGTGCTTGGTGTGGGTGGCAACATTTTTAAACTGGCAGGTTCTGTCATCCTCTTTGGGGTGTTTGCAGCTTTTGTTGTAGCGCTTATAAAAACGCTGTTAAATATGTGGGGGGTTTTGTAATTGTTAAAAGGGCATCAATCTTGGGTTTTCCAAAACCGTCCAATGATTTCTGCGACTGGTGTAACTGGCGGCCCCTTTGAAGCAAATGGGAACTTGGCAAACGATTTCGACTTATTATATGAAGATTTATGGATGGGGCAGGAGTCATATGAAAAGGCACATCGCGTTTTATTAGAGGAAGCGATAAAAATTACCTTGAAAAAAGCAAATTTACAGAAGGAACAGGTTCAATTTTTATTCGCTGGTGATTTAATTAATCAAATCACTCCTTCCAGCTTTACTGCGAGAACGATGCAGATACCTTATTTCGGACTATTTGGAGCCTGCTCCACCTCAATGGAGGGATTGGCGCTTGCGTCATTTGTAGTTAACTATAAAGGGGCTAAACATGTACTTACGGGAGCTTCCAGCCATAATGCTGCTGTTGAGAAACAATTCCGTTATCCAACAGAGTATGGCGGTCAAAAGCCTCCTACTGCGCAGTGGACGATAACCGGAGCCGGTACCGCATTGTTACAGGAGAATGACCCTGGAAAGCAACTTCCAGTCACAACATCTGCAACCATTGGCAAAGTAATTGATATGGGATTATCTGATCCTTTTAATATGGGGGGAGCGATGGCGCCTGCTGCTGCAGATACAATAATGGCCCATTTTCGTGATCTTGAGCGGGATCCTTCCTATTATGACCTAATTGTCACCGGTGACCTTGGCCGTATTGGACATGATACCGCTTTTGAACTGCTAAATAAAAGTGGTCTGAAGCTTGAGAGAAAGCAATTCCAAGATTGCGGTATATTGATGTATAAGAGCAATCAGCCCGTTCAATCTGGCGGAAGCGGAGCAGGATGCTCGGCCACGGTCCTTTATGGACATTTATTAAATGAAATGAAAAAAGGGAATATTAAACGGCTTTTACTAGTCGCAACAGGTGCGCTGCTTTCACCGCTTACCTTTCAACAAAAAGAAACCATTCCGTGTATTGCCCATGCAGTTTCAATCGAGATGAATGGAGAAATGGGGTGACCAAATGCTGGCCATGTATTTTTGGGCTTTTGTTATCGGAGGAGTGATTTGTGTAATTGGGCAGCTTTTATTTGATGTGGCAAAATTGACTCCTGGCCATACATTAAGCTTGCTTGTTGTAATTGGCGCGGTATTGGGTGGTTTTGGCTTGTACGAACCATTAGTTGATTTCGCTGGTGCAGGTGCCACGGTTCCCATCACTAGCTTCGGAAATTCACTGGTTAACGGGGCACTTCAAGATGCACAAGCTCATGGGATTATAGGCGTATTGACAGGAATGTTTCAAGTAACAAGCTCCGGTATTTCTGCAGCCATCATATTTGGGTTTATTGGTGCCCTTTTATTTAAGCCTAAAGGATAAATGCTGATTTTTTAATCTATTGAATGATATGCTTGCCCGTGCCTATACACATCATTTAGGGATTTCATATGTTATTAATGAGATTACTTAAGTGAGGTGAAATAATCTATGTGCTTTGGATATGGAGGCTACGGCTACGGCGGCGGATTTGGTTACGGCGGCAGTTTCGTATTAATCGTCGTATTGTTCATTCTTTTAATTATCGTTGGTGCAAGCTGGTATTAATAAATAGTCGGCTTTGCACGAGGGAAGGTTGGCCAAAATTGGCCAGCCTTTTCTTTGCGCTTCATTCACCATTTTACGCTTCTTTCATAGAATAAAGTAGCTTATGAAGGAGTGTGAGTATCGAACATGGATAATGGTTTCTTTAAAAATATAGAGAAGAAAACCGGTGTGAATATGAAAGATATCTTTGATTTAGCTAATTCCTTACAGAACGCCAATTTCAAAGATGAGAAAACCGTCCGTAATGTAATCAAAAGAGTTTCACAACTAGCCAATAAACCTGTTAGTAAAGATTTGGAAGATCAAATTGTGAAAACAATTGTTAATGATGGCAAAAGCCTTGATCTTAACACCATCAATAAAATGTTAAATAAAAAATAATGAAAAAGGTCTTTTTCTATTTTACGGAAAAAGACCTCTTTCTTTTGGATTATAGATGTTTTTTTAGGATTGGTGCCAAAAATCTGGAGCGATGAGCCTTTTTCCCGCGTCTGCTTTCGGGTACAGATATGAGCAACTGTGAGCGGGCCCTGGTCATCGCAACATAGAATAACCTTCGCTCTTCTTCCAATGCAGAATGATCTCCATTACGATAAGCATCAAGGGAATAGTCATGCGGTAGGCCGCCGTCAACAGCCCCAATGATATAGACGGTTTGGAACTCCAAACCTTTTGCCCGGTGAATAGTGCTAAGTGTAACGGCTTCCGGAAAATGTTTACTCAACTTTTTGATCTCTTTATTCATGGCAGACATATGTTCAGCATGTGCTAATAAGCTGCTGATGGTATCAAAGTTTTTGGCAGCTGTCTTTAAGTCCTTGAGGTCATCTGAGCCCTTTTCCATTTTATTTGCGTCATTGCCGCGTTTTTTTAGAAAATCGAGAAATCCTAAATCTTTTTCTATTTTTTCAATGGCTGCCGCTGGCGGCACGGCTTTTAATCCGCGGATGATGTTAACAACTTTTTTCAATTTCTTTTCTTGGAACGCATGAGCGGTTTTTAAGTGCCAAAGTGCTTCCAGCAGACTGCAATCCTCGAGAATGCTCCTCGCTTTTAAATCATTCATAGCATTCTGTTTTAAGAATAAAATGGACAATATATCTGACAAGCTTCGCGAGTCATCTTCATTCAAGCTCAATTTAAGAAAGCTTAATGCACATCTAACAATATAGCGATCATAAAATGATTCGGAATCCAAGTCCATTCTAAATGGAAGGTTGGAGTTGGCCAGCCTCTCGAAAACAGCCCTTGACCCGGCATTCGTACGAAACAAAATGGCAAAATCAGAGGGATTTGCCCCCATAGATATACGTTCCTGAATGTCTGTAACAATCATTGTTGCTTCTTCCTCCTCATCAAAGGGGAAAAATAACAAAGGAAGCTCTCCTGATGAAAATTGTGCTTGCATCCTTTTGGCTCTTCTTATCCGGTTTGTGGAAATCAGCTGTCCTGCAGCGGCAACTATTTCATGAGCAGAACGGTAATTTTGCTCTAAAATCACCAATTTGGCAAGTGGAAAGTCATGTTCAAATTCCATTAGGAAGCTGGGATCACTTCCTCTAAATGAATAAATAGCCTGATCATCGTCTCCGACAGCACACACATTTTGATGTTTACCAGATAAAAGTTTGATTAGTTCATATTGTACTTTATTTATATCCTGAAACTCGTCAATTAAAAAATAATGCAAGCGATTTTGATAGGTTTCAAGCAGGGAAGGAGAAGATTTAAATAGCCGGTAACAGCCGATCAGCATATCATCAAAATCAAACCAGCCGTTACTAGTTTTGCTTTCTTCATACTTCTTAAAGAGCACGGCTGTTTTTTCTTCCCATTCCGATGCAGGTTTCACTTCATTTGGCATTAACAAAGAGTTTTTCCAATAGCTGATTTGCTGTAATGCTAAATCGTAAGCAAATTCCTTTTCAGACAAGTCAAGCTCTCTTCCTGCTTCCTTTAAGATTTGCTCCCGCTGCCATTCCTTTTTTAAAAGTTTATCTGGAGACCAATTTTTACGATCATGAAACATTAATATACGGTAAAAAATGCTGTGAAACGTCCCAGCCACTAGCTGATTAATCTTCTCCTGTTTTATACCAGGATAAGTGTTTAGCCTTTGCTTCATTTCAGTTGCGGCCTTTGAAGTAAAGGTAACGAGCATGATGGAGCGCGGATCAATTTTTTTTACTTCCAGCATATAGGCTGTTCGAGTCGTTAGAACTCTGGTTTTTCCGCTCCCTGCTCCCGCTATGACAAGTAAAGAACCATCTGTTTCCATTACCGCAGACACTTGGTCATGATCCAGAACAACTCCCGTTTTCGCTAGCTCCTGAATATATCCATCTAAGATTTTTGTCTCTTTATTATTTTGCTTTGTAAATGGGACTTGATATTGGATGGTTTTGGCTGGTTTGAAAACTTCCAATGTTATGGGAGTATCTGTTATGGTTCTGCCTTTTGGAATTTTAAACCCATTTTGTTCCACAAATTCCTGAGAGGAGGATGGTTGTTCCATTTCGGGGTCTGGACAGTGCTTTTCAGGTGATTTCGTATGGAAAAAGTAAGGTGGATCCATATGAATTCCAAGCTTTAACTGAACATTTTCTCGGCAAACAGGACAATGCAGTTCATGCTGTTTTCCTGCTGCATATAATTTTTGATATTCTTCACGATTTATTTGATCTAAGAATAGAAGCTGATTTTTATAAATCACTGTTTTCATTTTTGCAGCCCTCAATTTCAAAAAATAACACATGGTCTATCATATCAAAACATGTGACAACCTGAAAGTATACTTAGATGGAAGGAAATAAAAAAAGCATGTTCCGGATATACCAAAACATGCATTCGACCATTAAATTTGCTTCATCATGGTTTTATGAGGGATCCCGGCATCCATAAATTCCTCAGATACTACTTCATATCCAAGGTTTGAATAAAATGGTATCGCGTGGGTTTGAGAATTTAATTTTAATTTATGAATTCCTTGATTTTTAGCGAAGTACTCGATAGCTTCCATAATGGCTTTTCCTGAACCTGTTTTTCTTACCTCTTTAAGAACGCAGATCCGCTCTACTTTACCAGTGCCATCTATTATTCTAAATCTTCCTGCTCCTGCTGGTTCTCCATTGAGATAAAGGACAAAATGAGTGGCTTCATCCTCGTATTGATCAATTTCCTCTTCAAAAGGAACATTCTGCTCTTCGACAAAGACAATTTTTCTTACTTTAAAAGCATCGTCCCGTTCTTTTGGGGTTGTTGCGATTATGACTTGCACGATTGATTATTCCTTTCCGAGACGGAATGTTTCATATACAGTCCAAGAATTGTTATCTAATTGATAAAGAAGATGGAAACGATCGACGATTTCTTCATGTTCCACCTTTGTCATGCGAAGTGCGCCGTAAACATCTGAATACTCATCATTTGAAAGATTTTGGCCAATGGTAATATGCGGAACAAAAGCATATTCCTGATTTTGATCATAGAATTCTTGCTTTATATTGGTATGTAAAGCTGTTAATTCTTCCGTTGGTTCAACCTTTAAATAGATCACATTATTGACAGGGAAAAAAGAGCCGACTTTGGTTGCTTTTAAAGAGAACTCATTCGTATGTTTGGCAATTTGCCTCAGTTTATCACTGAAATCTTTCGCTTCCTCTTCCGTTGCTTCAAAAGCACTCTTTAATGTTAAGTGTGGAGGAATTAAGGCATAGTGCGAGTCGTAACGCTTGCGATAGGAATTCGCCAAATCCTGAAGTTTTTTCGATGGGAAAATGACAACGCCAAATTTCATAGGTATACCTCCATTTAAGTGAATTTTTCTATCAATAGACAGGATAAGCCTAAATTAAGAAAAATGAAAAAGCTTACATTGTATTATAGCAAATTTTCGGAATTTATGAAAATAATACACTTGCGATGTCTAAAACATCATTAGAAGGGCTCGTCTTAAGTCTGGCTGCCAATATGTCCATGTATGGTTCCCATCAAATTCATCGTAAAAATAGGTAAATGGCTTTTGGATAATTTCCTTGTTTAATGCCCGGTTAGGGCTTAAGAAATCACCAATGTTGCCATCTGTCATTTTTACTTCGGTTTCCTTCGTGCCAATAACGTGATAGATTTCCAACAGCTCTGGGTTATCGAACTTTTTAACTGAGTTTATCACCTGTTGATTGACAAATGGTGATTGCATGATCACTTTTCCAAATGTGTGCGGGTATTGAATGGCTGTCATAAAAGATACTGTAGCACCAAGAGAATCTCCAATTAAAACTCTTGTAGATCCCATTTGGAAAGTAGGAAATTCACTGTCTAGGAAAGGAACGAGCTCATGTGCCAGAAAGCGAATGTATTGCTGATTCTGTTCACCTTCAGGATGATATTTCCTGCGGCGGTCTTCTACATTTTTATAGGGTACCCCAATTATAATTAAATTTTCCATTTCCTTTTCAAAAAGTAATTCATCTGCCAATCGCCCGATTCGGCCAAGCTGGAAATAATCTCGTCCATCCTGAGTAATTAACAGCGAGTATTTATATAGTGGTGAAAAGTTCGCGGGCAAGTAAACAAGCAGCGTCACTTCCTCGCCAAGCTCATTACTCTGAAAAGTTAGTTCTTTTATCGTTCCTTTTGGATAGTCCATTTACTAAAAACCCCCATAGTTCGACTAAATACAAGAGCATTTTACCATAACTATTTAGGAATTGCTTTGGATAATGAGGTGACAGGTACGGGGGAATTGTTGGAAGAATATTTAGTGAAGATAGTGTTTTTTATTATTTGACTCAGACATAAGGGATAAAATATTTTCTCGTTTAAAAGTGCGGACCTGTTTCCGAAGCAGACAATAGGCACGAATGTATTCGTCATTCACTTCTTTTACAATCAGTCTTCTCTGGGTAATTACATGGTTGTCAGCAAGGTAAATCATTTCCAAAGGTATATTTTCTTCAATCGAACGAAGAAATAAACCATCTAACATAATAGCACCACCTTTTATTTTTATAATAACATTATAACCAAACGTGTGTTCTTTGTGCAATAAAATAAGAACTAACGTTCCTTTTTGTTTATGTAAATTTCAAAAAAGTAGTTGACATATTTATCGTTTTTAATATAATTAAATATATCTTAATACTAGATCTGTTAGCTCAGCTGGGAGAGCACAACCTTGACAGGGTTGGGGTCGGGGGTTCGAGCCCCTCACAGGTCATTGGGTGCCAAACCCGTAGAACCCTTCGGAACAAAGGGTTCTTTGAAAAAAGACTGCTTCTTCGGAAGTGGTCTTTTTATTGTTTTAAAATATTGGCATCCGTTTGGCAACATTTTTTATGATTTTCCAAAAATGGTTTGATCAAGTCGGTTAGATGCATCATGTTGCATATTTGGTAGTAGGTGGCCATACGTATCAATTGTAGTGCTAATTTTACTATGTCCTAACCTTTCTGCAATTAATTTCATAGGTTCATTTTGAGCTATCATTAATGCAGCATGAGTATGCCTCAAATCATGAAAGCGAATATGGGGTAATTCGGCCTTTTTTGTTAGGGTTTGAAAAATTCTTGTAAGATTACGTTGGTGAAACGGACTACCAGTTTCGGAGCGAAATATCAGGTCCAGCTCCTTATATTCTATATCATAACCTTCCTTTTCAGAATCGTGTCTTTTCTTATGTGCTAGCAACACTTGCCTTGTGCTAGGGGAGAGTGTTACAGATCTAACACTACTTTTTGTTTTTGCCCCTTTTTTTATCGTTTTGCCGTCATGTTCCAAAGTTTGATTTACATATAAAACTTGTTTTTCAAAATCAACATCTTTCCAACGCAAGCCAAGGATTTCGCCTTTTCTTAGACCAGTCATAATTGCCAAGTGAAATATACAATACAATCTGTGGCCTTTTGAACATTCTAAAAAATGTTGAATTTGGTCAATAGTCCATATATTCATTTCTTTAGGTTGTAACTTGGGCTTTTCAATCTTTGTAGCAGGATTACTAACAATATCACCAAGTTTTACAGCATCATTTAAACATACGTTAACAATATTGAAAGTTCTTTTAATAGTTGAATCCGCTAATCCTTGTTCATGCATTGCTAAAATAAACTTTTGAATATGCTGTGGTTTCATTTTTGGTAATGTAATATTACCTAATGTTGGTGCTATATGGTTTTTTATACTTCTTTCGTACAATTCCAAAGTGTGGTTGCTTAGAGAGATTTTTTTAATAGAAAGCCAATCTTTGATATATTGCTTAAATAAAATGTTTTTTGTTTCAATATAAGAACCCTCTGCATATTGCACTTCTAATTTCCTTAAGGCATCAGTGGCCTCTTTTTTAGTTGAAAAGCCCCGTTTTCTCTTTTGTTTTCTTTTTCCAGTGTTTTCGTCATAAAAATTGAAAACGTAGAACCAAGTTTTTTTTTCATCATCTTTGTAAACAGGCATTAAATTTGTCCTCCCGAAAAATACGTCACCCCTTTAAATTTGTTACCGATTAATTTCATACTACTACGAAATTCTGTTTTTTTAAATCGTGGTGTGCATTTTTTTATTTAATCTATCTTTACTAGTTGTAAATTGAATTTTGGTCTTGAACCGGTATTTTCTGAAATAGTAAATTTAGTATTTTCAGCTGATTTATATTTTCTATTTTATCTAAAATTATCTTTAAGGGCATTTCGTATTTGACTTAAAATAAATGAAATTCAATGGACAAGAATGAATATATTAATATATCCCCAAAAATTATTAATTTATTGTTAATTTTCCTTGTATATTCTTGAAATATCTTAATAATCGGTGGACAGGGAAATTTTTTTAAAAAATTCTGGGGACTAGCACGTTTTTGTTGTATATATGTTTGATGTCGTTTGTAGCCCCACCCTCTTTTAAAAGTAATTTAATTTGGTTCTATACCACACCATGATATCTATTAAACGTTTCTGTCGCCTTATTTAATTGGTACTTAGTTCTTGACATAATTATCTAAATTCAAAACCTTTATCCCCGGTTCAATTCCGGGTGCTGCCTTCGATTGATAAATGCCGGTGTAGCGGAATTGGCAGACGCGCACGACTCAAAATCGTGTTCCGTAAGGAGTGTCGGTTCGCCCCAGACCACCGGTATTGGTCAAAATAAAATATGATTTGCGGGTGTAGTTTAGTGGTAAAACCACCGCCTTCCAAACTGTTGTTGTGGGTTCGATTCCCATCACCCGATCCAACTTGATAGAGTGTAAAAAACATTTTATAATGGGCCTATAGCTCAGCTGGTTAGAGCGCACGCCTGATAAGCGTGAGGTCGATGGTTCAAGTCCATTTAGGCCCATCATCATAAATATTCTCATTGTTCCGCAGTAGCTCAGTGGTAGAGCAATCGGCTGTTAACCGATCGGTCGTAGGTTCGAATCCTACCTGCGGAGCCATTTTTATGTTTGTGGGGTAGTACTCAAGAGGCTGAAGAGGCGCCCCTGCTAAGGGTGTAGGTCGGGTAACCGGCGCGAGGGTTCAAATCCCTCCTTCTCCGCCATACATATGTTGCGCCTTTAGCTCAGCTGGATAGAGCATACGCCTTCTAAGCGTACGGTCAGAGGTTCGAATCCTCTAAGGCGCGTCTTTAAAAACAGCGTTAAAGCCCGTCAAATTAACCTTCTAGAACGCCAAATGCAACGGTCAGTGCATCGGTCAAAAGCCGATATGGACCAAAATTAGGCGTGTACTAGGAGGTTTTTTATTTGTCGAAAAAGAAAAGCGTTTTTACTATTACGGAAGACCTTAGCGACCTTTTTATTGAGCGTCCAAAAGCGAACAAATCTGATCCTAATCGATTAACAATTGAAAAAGCATTAGCGTCTATTACAAGACAAATGGAGATCAGTGGTAATCGACCTCGAACAATCAGCGACTACACCATTCATGTAAATCACTTTAAGGAAACGACTCGACTTACTTATTTAGACGATATTACGGCGGATCGGATTTACGATTGGCTATCAATGATGGACGTTAGCAATCAAACGAAGTTAACCCGTGTAAAGTGTTTAAAAGCATTTTTATCACGATGTTTTAGTAACGGATGGATAGATAAGCAATTTTGGAAAACGATCACTATTCGCGTTGATAACAACGTAAAAGAAGGTACTACAGAGCGGGATATTCGAAAGTTATTATCGTTGTTGGACTTAGGTGACTTCTTTCAATTACGAGATGCTACGGCTTTATTGTTGATGTTCAAAACTGGGATTCGAATTAATACAATCGTTCATCTCGAAAATAAGCACATCGACTTTGACGAAATGTTATTAAGACTAGACGGTGCAATCATAAAGAACCACCAGCAGTTACTTCTGCCATTTGACGAAACATTGGCCCGAATGCTCAGGGTCCTGTTGTGCCAGAATGATGCAATTAGGCGTGAGTATGGAATCCAAAATAATTACGTATTTATTACGAAACAAGGCGGGATTATTTCAAATAGTCCTACCCATAACAACATACAAAAGCGTTTAAACAAGTATTCTCGAATATATGGACTACGTAACCTCAATCCGCATGCACTCAGAAGGGGATTTGCTAAGTCGCTGCTTAATAAAGGTGCCAACATTGCTGAAATATCAAAAGCGTTAGGTCATAGCAATCTTGCGGTTACAACGCAATACTTACACTTGGATAAGGAAGAGGTCGCAGAAAGCTTACGGAAGTTTTTATAAGTAATCAAATGGCATTCTACCTTAAGTGGAGGCAGGGACGAATATTTTTGTATTGCAACGTTTATCAGGTCATCAATCGTTAGAGATATTAAAGCGATATGTTAAGATATATGAAAAAGATTTAGAGGATGCTATTGAAAAGGTGTTTGACGGTCTATAAAAACAAGGATTTAAATAATCATTACGTCACCATTATTGGTGGCGTTTATATATTAGCTAAAGGAATTCTATGGATAATTAACTAGTAAATTGTTACTATTTAAGTAGGAAGAGGGGGCACTATATGCTAAATAAAAAGATAATTGCTTTATTGTTAAGTTGTTTATTGATTGTAGTTACTACACATGTGAATGCGTCAGTTTACGTACATGGCTATTACAGAAAAGATGGAACTTATGTACGTCCTCATTATAGAAGCGACCCGGATGGAAATTTCAATAACAACTGGTCAACTAAAGGAAACATTAATCCATATACAGGGGAAGAAGGAACTAAGACTCATCCTGAATATCCGAGTGGTGGAAATAACAATGTTCCGGATCAATCAAATAGTACCAATCAGTATGATGATAACACCCAACAAGATTCAACTTATAATAACGATACTAACCAAGATGATGATAATACTCAGCAAGACTCTACCTACAATTCAGATACAAATCAATATGACGATAAAACTGAAGATTCCACCAATAGTTCATCATCGACTGACTCAAATGATAGTACATATTCAGAATCAAAGGATTCAACAAGCGACGATCAGAAATGGAACGTAAATAACAGCTTGAATGTGACTGATCAAGATTCAAGTAATAATGTTGATTCAGAGAGAATAGATAGTGTGACCTTGCCATCTCAATATGCATCTAAAAGTTTAGCTTTTCAATATGGTTATAGAACTGGTTTTGCTTACAAGAGGGAAGGGTATAATTATGACGACCATGATGATTATTATAGCAGTGGTCAAAATTTAGTCGATTTCAGGAAAGGATATAGAATTGGTTATCTTAGTGCGGGTGGAGGCAATTCTATAGAATTGTTATATTACGAAAACCCCTACATGGTATATACAACAGGGGGAGTCATTCTTTTGATAGGTGTAATTGCTTTTATCATCATTAAAAGAAAAAAGAAGAGAGATAAAAAGTACTTTAATTAATCAA
Above is a genomic segment from Neobacillus endophyticus containing:
- a CDS encoding site-specific integrase gives rise to the protein MPVYKDDEKKTWFYVFNFYDENTGKRKQKRKRGFSTKKEATDALRKLEVQYAEGSYIETKNILFKQYIKDWLSIKKISLSNHTLELYERSIKNHIAPTLGNITLPKMKPQHIQKFILAMHEQGLADSTIKRTFNIVNVCLNDAVKLGDIVSNPATKIEKPKLQPKEMNIWTIDQIQHFLECSKGHRLYCIFHLAIMTGLRKGEILGLRWKDVDFEKQVLYVNQTLEHDGKTIKKGAKTKSSVRSVTLSPSTRQVLLAHKKRHDSEKEGYDIEYKELDLIFRSETGSPFHQRNLTRIFQTLTKKAELPHIRFHDLRHTHAALMIAQNEPMKLIAERLGHSKISTTIDTYGHLLPNMQHDASNRLDQTIFGKS
- a CDS encoding alpha/beta hydrolase codes for the protein MDYPKGTIKELTFQSNELGEEVTLLVYLPANFSPLYKYSLLITQDGRDYFQLGRIGRLADELLFEKEMENLIIIGVPYKNVEDRRRKYHPEGEQNQQYIRFLAHELVPFLDSEFPTFQMGSTRVLIGDSLGATVSFMTAIQYPHTFGKVIMQSPFVNQQVINSVKKFDNPELLEIYHVIGTKETEVKMTDGNIGDFLSPNRALNKEIIQKPFTYFYDEFDGNHTWTYWQPDLRRALLMMF
- a CDS encoding tyrosine-type recombinase/integrase, translating into MSKKKSVFTITEDLSDLFIERPKANKSDPNRLTIEKALASITRQMEISGNRPRTISDYTIHVNHFKETTRLTYLDDITADRIYDWLSMMDVSNQTKLTRVKCLKAFLSRCFSNGWIDKQFWKTITIRVDNNVKEGTTERDIRKLLSLLDLGDFFQLRDATALLLMFKTGIRINTIVHLENKHIDFDEMLLRLDGAIIKNHQQLLLPFDETLARMLRVLLCQNDAIRREYGIQNNYVFITKQGGIISNSPTHNNIQKRLNKYSRIYGLRNLNPHALRRGFAKSLLNKGANIAEISKALGHSNLAVTTQYLHLDKEEVAESLRKFL
- a CDS encoding YjcG family protein — protein: MKFGVVIFPSKKLQDLANSYRKRYDSHYALIPPHLTLKSAFEATEEEAKDFSDKLRQIAKHTNEFSLKATKVGSFFPVNNVIYLKVEPTEELTALHTNIKQEFYDQNQEYAFVPHITIGQNLSNDEYSDVYGALRMTKVEHEEIVDRFHLLYQLDNNSWTVYETFRLGKE
- a CDS encoding GNAT family N-acetyltransferase, encoding MQVIIATTPKERDDAFKVRKIVFVEEQNVPFEEEIDQYEDEATHFVLYLNGEPAGAGRFRIIDGTGKVERICVLKEVRKTGSGKAIMEAIEYFAKNQGIHKLKLNSQTHAIPFYSNLGYEVVSEEFMDAGIPHKTMMKQI
- a CDS encoding ATP-dependent helicase, with product MKTVIYKNQLLFLDQINREEYQKLYAAGKQHELHCPVCRENVQLKLGIHMDPPYFFHTKSPEKHCPDPEMEQPSSSQEFVEQNGFKIPKGRTITDTPITLEVFKPAKTIQYQVPFTKQNNKETKILDGYIQELAKTGVVLDHDQVSAVMETDGSLLVIAGAGSGKTRVLTTRTAYMLEVKKIDPRSIMLVTFTSKAATEMKQRLNTYPGIKQEKINQLVAGTFHSIFYRILMFHDRKNWSPDKLLKKEWQREQILKEAGRELDLSEKEFAYDLALQQISYWKNSLLMPNEVKPASEWEEKTAVLFKKYEESKTSNGWFDFDDMLIGCYRLFKSSPSLLETYQNRLHYFLIDEFQDINKVQYELIKLLSGKHQNVCAVGDDDQAIYSFRGSDPSFLMEFEHDFPLAKLVILEQNYRSAHEIVAAAGQLISTNRIRRAKRMQAQFSSGELPLLFFPFDEEEEATMIVTDIQERISMGANPSDFAILFRTNAGSRAVFERLANSNLPFRMDLDSESFYDRYIVRCALSFLKLSLNEDDSRSLSDILSILFLKQNAMNDLKARSILEDCSLLEALWHLKTAHAFQEKKLKKVVNIIRGLKAVPPAAAIEKIEKDLGFLDFLKKRGNDANKMEKGSDDLKDLKTAAKNFDTISSLLAHAEHMSAMNKEIKKLSKHFPEAVTLSTIHRAKGLEFQTVYIIGAVDGGLPHDYSLDAYRNGDHSALEEERRLFYVAMTRARSQLLISVPESRRGKKAHRSRFLAPILKKHL